One window from the genome of Yamadazyma tenuis chromosome 7, complete sequence encodes:
- the TSC2 gene encoding Tuberous sclerosis 2-like protein (EggNog:ENOG503NW6I; COG:D,T), producing the protein MDITSSKKDELSTLTFDESRTSSSPYQRNPTKWERFKDSFKRYEEQSAPACEGYEELTDLEKANLKTANSPLKRELKPRHLQMIAIGSAIGSGLLVASGSALETGGPLAVLICWSLTGLSVFCTIHALGELTVTFPISGSFNVYASRFIDPSVGFAVAWNYFLQYLVLLPLELVAGSMTIQYWNTTINPDVWVLIFYVVVISINFFGVRAYGEAEFIFSSIKVVTVTMFIIVCIVIAAGGAPNGQAVGGKYWRDPGLFAHGFKGVSSVFVTSAFAYAGTELVGLTAAESQNPRVSLPKATKQVFWRILFFYMVSLTLICFLVPSNDPRLLGGTSSVDVTASPFVIAVVNGGINVLPSFMNAVILVSVISVGSSSVYATSRTLTALAEQGFAPKICGYIDNSGRPLVAIIITNVFGLLSFIAASNKQSEIFTWLMSISGLSSIFTWMSICLAHLRFRRALRYQNRTTDELAFSSQPGVIGSLYGVVLFTLVLIAEFWVSLFPLGQSPNAKTFFSNYLGFVVLVVFYMGHKVWSGNWTLFIRAKDMDIDTGRGENDLEALKAELAQERAVLQSKPLLTSKTTSSKTVPVQINATVVGGGSEQKKLFSQLQTGPLPQRASTAARMTESLKKFTISSIPEIWYLARDMCEPKIQSYIRRVTLKLLIECIKNDDLTSTSTKLMYFRDIVAFCQLSEFKTDQEFDLFLNALRNLTQDGRDIQELYIYEGFSSLPQFLVTALAALGRLAKNYTEKSTEKELEEDVNYQNIIKLLAFIKNCIKFNPYAFDDSFTINISKKAIHIASRTTNNNILVHCIELLSTTVIFTTIPQAQLFEVIAYMCSVFGSNEKSTRMVWDAITILASHSSFYLLRNCLIEILTNEALSTFKTTESENALSAVKSNTTISTIEHKPSNSALSSCVGAIQIIERLAVSPSVSKSSDSLLVHFLPALVEMSSLNVPALNTTILRSLDRLFSKNSYSTLSEANVNAMEHVYSFQLWYSSKTSIYELLTNIKILSEIDVSYWKSICMSLQHAHEAHELYTPKERLVNLFTRNHQYLPNETIKYVLKYYSEEKWLTVLNPFAQENTFKLLNYFYFTNGSHPGSDLVSAEDSSDIKVEVLKCIKGSFDISYAISKSEFNFEIVVDILKRSLNEKDEKVLDYLINEIFVKAVMKAPFQTLSQIVDEIVPYFDVRYNGRLRSLVSIESSALKTHSSNSMDTAIPGKISKPFKLAITKGFIKLLIIESTEDAEKASETFRTCILMAKHALSIEDSELLLVVLKGLIRIRASNENYLYFANTTDMEGLATAFGRSTFASEFKDSPDYKWKFPEKIDYIDERYFDRPIQNLKLFNPNSEKLQMDLGEYTIDIEVWFSIVLDIMTHFIEWEVYSFVWAHFCPQLSNMKLFANSREQILSLKKVVCDQLLLNLPSNIKFPEGFTKSHLQVAYVRVFSSLIGYHRLFSKHDEDDIIRALVFGIDSWEKTAIPSIHILTACCYEIPLSIKKYLSTILAKLQTKVTSVFVSSHILEFLMSLINIPSLTASLDIDDVKRIFGISFKFVQYATDAIKNTGSTEDKGLVPQHGLDAEIDNTPSTQRFQEHASVLLQYVLTLSYNVISTWFLKLEISVRGKLSSFILKNLVAINSNNKELDDQVIAYVDLITRFTYSNLPLKMVNPKAALDQLKSEEGTVAIKSWITGSVIVTIGTNSDTGKSTVVFRRPTGATILQMALDERMLSSKSKLSKSQTLSPNFLLLQTFNHIDGDHKYRPIPLMDDAVTTRAITTLDRIPIVEFHKIGLVYIGRGQIKEKEVLANRGGSKSYQKFVDAMGDLIKLKNCKDIYVGGLDTENGTDGDFAISWSDKTVQVVYHTTSLMPNPDEDIYFEHKKRHIGNNYVNIYFDESGHPFNFNLIKSQFNFINIVISPHTKSFHTYNKEPIEETTRLFKIKLLRRSGVPGVFATCHFKIFSEDVLPAVVRNLAITANQFASVWHANYHGQFVSNWTHRVKSIKVLKERTIQSHEALKQEQLNQEDSKLGVNDATQSFLEQLQFGTVSSTIESSHRYEYVKDSDNELYSVVEFNSFA; encoded by the exons ATGGACATTACCAGTAGCAAGAAGGATGAGCTATCAACCCTTACATTTGATGAGTCCCGAACTTCTTCTAGCCCTTACCAAAGAAACCCCACCAAATGGGAGCGGTTTAAAGACTCTTTTAAGAGATACGAAGAACAATCAGCACCAGCCTGCGAAGGATACGAGGAACTCACCGACCTTGAAAaggccaacttgaagacagCTAACTCTCCTTTGAAACGAGAATTGAAACCAAGACATTTACAAATGATTGCAATTGGGTCGGCGATCGGATCTGGTCTTTTAGTGGCCAGTGGAAGCGCATTAGAAACTGGAGGTCCGTTGGCAGTTTTGATATGTTGGTCGTTGACGGGGTTGTCTGTGTTCTGCACAATTCATGCCTTGGGAGAATTGACGGTAACGTTCCCAATTTCAGGGTCTTTCAACGTTTATGCCAGCAGATTCATCGACCCATCGGTTGGATTCGCAGTGGCATGGAACTACTTTCTCCAGTATTTGGTGCTTTTACCGTTAGAATTGGTAGCTGGATCAATGACAATACAATACTGGAATACCACTATTAACCCCGACGTGTGGGTGCTCATCTTTTATGTTGTGGTTATCTCAATTAATTTCTTTGGTGTCAGAGCGTATGGAGAAGCTGAGTTTATCTTCCTGTCCATAAAAGTGGTCACAGTGACAATGTTCATTATTGTGTGTATTGTGATTGCGGCAGGTGGTGCTCCGAACGGTCAGGCCGTTGGCGGCAAGTACTGGAGAGACCCTGGTCTTTTTGCCCATGGCTTCAAAGGTGTCAGCTCAGTATTCGTCACCCTGGCATTTGCTTACGCTGGAACCGAATTGGTGGGATTAACTGCAGCAGAGTCTCAAAACCCTCGTGTAAGTTTACCTAAAGCTACCAAACAGGTATTCTGGAGAATCCTCTTTTTTTACATGGTTTCTTTAACTCTCATCTGTTTCTTGGTTCCAAGTAACGATCCAAGACTTTTGGGAGgaacttcttctgttgaCGTTACTGCATCTCCTTTCGTTATTGCTGTTGTTAACGGTGGCATCAATGTTCTTCCTTCATTCATGAATGCAGTTATTTTGGTATCGGTCATATCTGTGGGTTCTTCCAGTGTCTATgcaacatcaagaactttaaCCGCATTGGCAGAACAAGGatttgcacccaaaatATGTGGCTATATTGACAATTCAGGTCGTCCTTTGGTGgccatcatcatcaccaacgtCTTTGGCCTCCTTAGTTTTATTGCTGCAAGTAACAAACAATCCGAAATCTTTACATGGTTGATGTCTATCAGTGGATTGAGTTCAATCTTCACGTGGATGTCGATATGCCTTGCACATCTTCGGTTCAGAAGAGCATTGCGCTATCAGAACAGAACAACCGATGAGCTTGCATTCTCTTCCCAACCAGGTGTAATAGGGTCGCTCTACGGGGTTGTTCTTTTCACATTGGTGCTTATAGCTGAGTTCTGGGTTTCATTATTCCCCCTCGGCCAAAGTCCCAACGCAAAGACCTTCTTTTCTAATTACCTAGGCTTTGTGGTTCTTGTGGTGTTCTACATGGGCCACAAAGTTTGGTCAGGAAATTGGACGCTTTTCATTAGGGCCAAAGATATGGATATTGATACCGGACGTGGAGAGAATGATTTGGAAGCTCTTAAAGCAGAATTGGCCCAAGAGAGAGCCGTGTTGCAGTCCAAGCCTCTCTT GACTTCTAAA acAACCAGCAGCAAGACTGTTCCTGTCCAGATAAATGCCACTGTGGTTGGTGGAGGAAGCGAGCAGAAGAAACTCTTTTCTCAGTTACAAACTGGACCTTTGCCCCAGCGAGCATCCACAGCGGCCAGAATGACCGagtcattgaagaagtttaCCATCTCTTCTATTCCTGAAATATGGTATTTGGCAAGAGATATGTGTGAACCAAAAATCCAGTCCTATATTCGAAGAGTCACACTAAAGCTTCTCATAGAGTGTATTAaaaatgatgatttgacgagcaccagcaccaagCTAATGTACTTCCGTGACATAGTCGCTTTCTGCCAGCTTTCAGAGTTTAAAACGGATCAGGAATTCGACTTATTTTTAAATGCTTTGAGAAACTTGACACAAGATGGTAGGGACATCCAAGAGCTATACATTTATGAAGGATTCTCATCACTTCCCCAATTTTTGGTCACAGCGTTGGCAGCACTCGGAAGATTGGCTAAGAACTATACGGAAAAGAGCACCGAGAAGGAGCTAGAAGAGGATGTTAATTACCAAAATATAATCAAGTTGCTTGCATTTATAAAGAATTgtatcaagttcaacccATATGCATTTGACGACAGCTTCACGATAAATATACTGAAGAAAGCTATACATATTGCTTCCCGAACCACTAATAATAATATTTTGGTCCATTGCATTGAGCTTCTTTCCACCACCGTGATATTCACCACAATTCCTCAGGCTCAATTGTTCGAGGTAATAGCTTATATGTGCTCGGTATTCGGGTCAAATGAGAAGCTGACGCGAATGGTGTGGGATGCTATCACCATTCTCGCTTCCCATAGCTCCTTCTATTTGTTGAGAAACTGTCTTATCGAAATCCTCACCAACGAAGCTTTATCGACTTTTAAGACCACTGAATCGGAAAATGCATTAAGTGCCGTAAAATCAAACACAACCATTAGCACTATTGAGCATAAACCGTCAAACTCGGCCTTAAGCTCCTGTGTTGGGGCTATCCAGATAATTGAAAGGCTTGCAGTTCTGCCTTCAGTCCTGAAGAGTAGTGATTCCTTATTGGTACATTTCCTTCCAGCTTTGGTAGAGATGTCGTCCTTAAACGTCCCAGCTTTAAACACAACCATATTAAGGTCTTTGGATAGGctcttttcaaagaattcCTACAGCACATTAAGCGAAGCAAATGTCAATGCTATGGAGCACGTTTACCTGTTCCAATTGTGGTATTCATCAAAAACCTCTATCTATGAGTTGCTCACCAACATAAAAATCTTGAGCGAAATTGACGTCAGCTACTGGAAATCCATATGTATGTCTTTGCAACATGCCCACGAAGCTCATGAACTTTACACCCCAAAAGAAAGACTAGTCAACTTATTTACTAGAAACCATCAGTATTTGCCTAATGAAACCATCAAATATGTCCTCAAGTATTACTCTGAAGAGAAATGGTTGACAGTGTTAAATCCTTTTGCACAAGAGAATACCTTCAAGCTTTTAAATTACTTTTATTTTACCAATGGCTCTCATCCTGGTAGTGACCTTGTATCAGCTGAGGATTCCTCAGATATAAAGGTGGAGGTCCTTAAGTGTATTAAAGGTTCGTTTGATATTTCGTATGCCATTTCAAAGTCTGAattcaactttgaaatAGTGGTGGATATTTTGAAAAGGTCTTTGAATGAAAAGGACGAGAAGGTGCTTGActacttgatcaatgagaTATTTGTCAAAGCTGTCATGAAAGCACCATTCCAAACGTTGAGTCAAATTGTCGATGAAATCGTCCCTTATTTTGACGTGAGGTACAACGGAAGACTTAGAAGCTTGGTTTCAATTGAATCTTCAGCTTTGAAAACCCATTCCTCCAACAGTATGGATACTGCCATCCCAGGAAAAATTTCAAAACCTTTCAAATTGGCAATAACAAAAGGATTTATAAAGCTTTTGATCATAGAATCCACTGAAGATGCAGAGAAGGCGCTGGAAACTTTCCGTACATGTATCTTAATGGCTAAACATGCTTTGTCGATAGAAGACTCAGAATTGTTGCTTGTGGTTCTTAAAGGGTTAATCAGAATAAGAGCTTCCAATGAAAATTATTTGTATTTTGCAAACACAACCGACATGGAAGGATTAGCTACCGCATTTGGAAGAAGTACTTTTGCTCTGGAATTCAAAGATAGTCCGGACTACAAATGGAAATTCCCAGAGAAAATTGATTACATTGATGAAAGATATTTTGACCGAccaattcaaaatcttAAATTATTCAACCCCAACAGTGaaaagttgcaaatggATCTTGGTGAGTATACAATTGATATAGAAGTATGGTTTTCCATTGTGTTGGATATAATGACCCATTTCATTGAATGGGAGGTGTACAGTTTTGTGTGGGCTCACTTCTGCCCTCAGCTATCGAACATGAAGTTGTTCGCCAATAGCCGAGAACAGATTCTCAGTTTAAAAAAGGTGGTCTGTGATCAGTTGTTACTTAATTTGCCCAGTAATATTAAGTTTCCTGAAGGCTTTACCAAATCCCATTTACAGGTGGCTTATGTTAGGGTATTTTCGTCATTAATTGGATACCACCGACTTTTCAGTAAGCACGACGAGGACGATATCATAAGAGCTTTGGTATTTGGAATTGACTCGTGGGAGAAAACAGCCATTCCATCTATTCATATTTTGACAGCTTGCTGTTATGAGATACCTTTGTCTATCAAAAAATACTTATCGACTATTCTTGCAAAGCTTCAAACAAAAGTGACTAGCGTTTTTGTCAGTTCCCATATCTTAGAATTCTTGATGTCTTTGATCAATATTCCCAGTCTCACAGCGAGTTTGGATATCGATGACGTGAAGCGAATCTTTGGTatatccttcaagtttgtcCAATACGCAACTGATGCTATCAAGAATACAGGCAGCACAGAAGATAAGGGACTAGTTCCTCAGCATGGATTAGATGCAGAAATTGACAACACTCCCTCGACacaaagatttcaagagCACGCTTCTGTGCTTTTGCAGTATGTGTTGACGTTATCGTATAACGTTATATCTACGTGGTTCCTTAAGTTGGAAATCAGTGTGAGAGGAAAGCTATCGTCCTTTATCTTGAAAAACCTTGTTGcaatcaactccaacaacaaggaacttgatgatcaagtcattgCATATGTCGACTTGATCACTCGGTTCACATATTCTAACCttcctttgaaaatggtgaatCCGAAGGCAGCACTTGACCAATTAAAAAGTGAGGAAGGGACTGTTGCCATTAAAAGTTGGATAACCGGGTCAGTTATTGTCACCATAGGCACCAACTCAGATACTGGGAAGTCAACCGTCGTGTTTCGGAGACCTACGGGTGCCACAATCTTGCAAATGGCTTTGGATGAAAGAATGCTTTCAAGCAAATCAAAGCTTTCCAAAAGTCAGACCTTGAGCCCCAACTTCCTCCTTCTCCAAACATTTAATCATATTGATGGAGATCATAAGTATCGTCCTATCCCCTTAATGGACGATGCGGTGACCACCCGTGCCATTACCACACTTGACCGGATTCCAATTGTCGAGTTCCATAAGATTGGACTCGTATACATTGGCCGTGGCCAAATCAAGGAGAAGGAAGTATTGGCCAATAGAGGAGGATCTAAAAGCTACCAAAAATTTGTTGATGCCATGGgtgatttgatcaagttgaaaaactgTAAGGATATTTACGTCGGAGGATTGGACACTGAGAATGGAACCGACGGAGATTTTGCCATTTCGTGGAGTGATAAAACCGTGCAAGTCGTCTACCATACAACCTCCCTCATGCCTAATCCTGATGAAGACATATACTTTGAGCATAAAAAGAGGCACATCGGTAACAACTATGTCAATATCTATTTTGATGAGAGTGGTCATccattcaacttcaatctcatcaagtcccagttcaacttcatcaacatcgtCATCTCCCCACATACAAAATCGTTCCACACCTACAACAAAGAGCCTATTGAGGAGACCACGCGactcttcaagatcaaacTTCTTCGTAGAAGTGGTGTTCCTGGAGTATTTGCAACCTGCcacttcaagatcttttccGAAGATGTTCTCCCAGCTGTAGTCCGGAATCTTGCTATCACAGCCAACCAGTTTGCCAGTGTATGGCATGCAAACTATCATGGACAGTTTGTATCGAATTGGACTCACAGGGTAAAGCTGATCAAGGtattgaaagaaagaacTATTCAAAGCCACGAAGCTTTAAAGCAAGAGCAGTTGAACCAGGAAGATAGCAAATTGGGGGTGAACGACGCAACTCAATCGTTCTTGGAACAGCTACAGTTCGGTACGGTCTCTAGCACCATTGAATCCCTGCATCGGTACGAGTATGTTAAAGACAGTGATAATGAGTTGTACTCAGTGGTGGAGTTCAACTCGTTTGCTTAG
- the VPS62 gene encoding Vacuolar protein sorting-associated protein 62 (EggNog:ENOG503NXGN; COG:S): MIAPSAVISLCWLVLSTSVAASAVPYWQIDKGYIHETLTKDTANINSMLRKAPGQFRHLPPIVDNPTPFQRSIQDGEVPDYILEYAPVVHLYSEERYLPYDIGKFVTHFHVEYDNGTTVPGTEANMNLKKLSELPEEEDYFLTSNSDFDSDPEWITGIKNKPSLATGEIKDAPAVLIVVDKGNGWVDAYWFYFYSFNLGPFVMGSGPYGNHVGDWEHSLVRYYNGEPVIVWMSAHGGGQAFYYHNLEKYESNPNHPILFSARGTHANYVSVGQHPHDLPYAILSDFTDRGPLWNPTKNYLAYTFDGTRVYPATTNRNPHHVGREKKYHNWLKFWGRWGDRKLPDDDNRQRYSFIGGYKYIDGPRGPLMKNLLRIKPCERHKWWNFWAGCNVRQNIKWGIGVESEGYNCGNVFISIKPNWLRKIIQHVTWGGFFCYAADIFYG; this comes from the coding sequence ATGATAGCTCCATCGGCAGTCATATCTTTGTGCTGGCTAGTCCTATCCACATCAGTAGCCGCTTCCGCGGTTCCCTACTGGCAAATCGATAAAGGATACATCCACGAGACACTTACTAAAGACACCGCAAATATCAACAGCATGCTCCGAAAGGCGCCTGGACAGTTCCGTCACTTGCCTCCCATAGTGGATAACCCCACCCCTTTCCAGAGATCCATTCAAGATGGTGAAGTACCTGATTATATCCTCGAATATGCTCCTGTGGTTCATCTATACTCAGAAGAACGGTATCTTCCGTACGACATTGGCAAATTCGTTACTCATTTTCATGTTGAGTATGACAATGGAACCACCGTTCCAGGAACAGAGGCAAatatgaacttgaagaagttgagtGAGTTGcccgaagaagaagattacTTTTTGACTTCGAACTCTGATTTTGATTCAGACCCAGAGTGGATTACGGGTATCAAGAACAAGCCCTCGCTTGCCACTGGAGAAATAAAGGATGCACCCGCAGTACTTATTGTGGTCGATAAGGGCAATGGCTGGGTGGACGCTTACTGGTTCTACTTCTATTCTTTTAATTTGGGTCCATTTGTGATGGGTTCTGGACCTTATGGGAACCACGTAGGCGATTGGGAACACTCATTGGTGAGGTATTACAACGGAGAACCAGTCATTGTATGGATGTCTGCTCACGGAGGTGGACAGGCATTCTACTACCATAATTTGGAGAAGTACGAATCGAATCCAAACCATCCTATACTCTTCTCTGCAAGAGGCACACATGCTAACTATGTATCGGTGGGACAACATCCCCATGATTTGCCATATGCAATATTGTCTGACTTCACAGACAGAGGTCCTTTGTGGAACCCTACAAAGAACTACTTGGCTTACACATTCGATGGTACTAGGGTGTATcctgccaccaccaaccgCAACCCTCATCACGTTGGTCGGGAGAAGAAATACCACAACTGGCTCAAGTTCTGGGGACGTTGGGGTGATAGGAAGCTCcctgatgatgataaccGTCAACGCTATCTGTTTATTGGAGGCTATAAGTACATTGACGGTCCCCGTGGCCCATTAATGAAGAACTTGCTCCGCATTAAGCCTTGTGAAAGACATAAATGGTGGAACTTCTGGGCGGGCTGCAATGTTCGGCAAAACATTAAATGGGGAATTGGGGTCGAAAGTGAAGGTTACAATTGCGGTAATGTGTTTATTAGCATCAAACCCAATTGGTTGCGTAAAATCATCCAGCACGTTACCTGGGGAGGATTCTTCTGCTATGCTGCAGATATTTTCTACGGTTAG
- the CBR1 gene encoding NADH-cytochrome b5 reductase (COG:C,H; EggNog:ENOG503NW9T): MSADSEPNPLVVFATIAAIISSFIALYFIKQRNKNQPVLDKTQFKKFPLIEKTRISHNTCVYRFGLPKSTDRLGLPIGQHISIGTTINGKEVVRSYTPISTDDQTGYFDLLIKVYEQGNITKHIDSKKIGETIDVRGPKGFFTYTPNMVKSFGMIAGGTGITPMYQIMSAILKNPQDTTKIHLVYANVTENDILMKAELEQMKAQHPDQLFIHYVLNTAPENWEGSVGFVTPEIMEQYLPKSTDDTNLLLCGPPPMLSAMKKAAMTLGYPKAKPVSKLGDQVFVF; this comes from the coding sequence ATGTCTGCTGATTCGGAACCCAACCCATTGGTGGTATTTGCCACCATCGCAGCCATAATTTCTAGTTTCATTGCTCTTTATTTCATCAAACAGCGGAATAAAAATCAACCCGTGTTAGATAAAACAcagttcaaaaagttccCATTGATTGAAAAAACAAGAATAAGTCACAATACTTGTGTCTATAGATTCGGATTGCCCAAGTCGACCGACAGATTGGGCTTGCCAATTGGCCAGCATATTTCCATTGGAACCACCATTAATGGTAAGGAGGTGGTTCGGTCGTATACTCCAATCTCCACCGATGACCAAACTGGATACTTTGATTTATTGATCAAAGTGTACGAACAAGGAAACATCACCAAGCACATCGACTCCAAAAAGATCGGTGAAACCATCGACGTTAGAGGACCCAAAGGTTTCTTCACCTACACGCCAAACATGGTGAAGAGTTTTGGAATGATTGCTGGTGGTACTGGAATTACTCCCATGTACCAAATCATGTCTgcgattttgaagaatccTCaagacaccaccaaaatccACTTGGTTTACGCCAACGTCACTGAAAACGACATTTTGATGAAAGCAGAATTGGAACAAATGAAAGCCCAGCACCCAGACCAATTATTCATCCACTACGTGTTAAACACTGCTCCTGAAAACTGGGAAGGCTCAGTAGGGTTTGTCACTCCTGAAATCATGGAACAATACTTGCCTAAATCCACTGATGATacaaacttgttgttgtgTGGTCCCCCTCCAATGCTCAGTGCCATGAAGAAGGCCGCTATGACTTTGGGTTACCCCAAGGCCAAACCTGTCAGCAAGCTCGGAGATCAAGTATTTGTATTTTAG